Proteins encoded by one window of Tunturibacter psychrotolerans:
- a CDS encoding carboxypeptidase-like regulatory domain-containing protein translates to MTLILGVAPITALGQRAVANGPQRGSISGDVTDVDGLVIPDATITLDEPSSSDSQTVTANETGFFVLKNIDPTIPHKIVIKANGFGDWTAPPVTISPGQQFELTDIKLKAAVVETTVTAVTMEQLAIEQTKDAEKQRVFGIIPNFYVSYEKNPVPLTSKLKFELAFKAGTDIASIAGDLFIAGLNQAADTPDYQQGWKGYGQRFGAAYADSFSNIMIGGGLLPSVLHQDPRYFYQGTGTGKSRALHAISAPFICRGDNGHQQVNFSSMGGDLIASSLANTYYPNSNRGPGLVFSTFFINTGGRIANALVQEFVLRKHTSNSDKGN, encoded by the coding sequence GACCGCAGCGCGGAAGCATCAGCGGCGACGTGACCGATGTCGACGGCCTCGTGATCCCCGACGCCACAATCACCCTCGATGAACCATCTTCAAGCGACTCTCAGACCGTCACCGCGAACGAGACAGGATTCTTCGTCCTTAAAAACATCGACCCGACCATCCCTCACAAGATTGTCATAAAGGCGAATGGGTTCGGCGATTGGACCGCGCCTCCCGTCACAATCAGCCCCGGCCAGCAGTTCGAACTAACTGACATCAAACTCAAAGCGGCAGTCGTCGAAACCACAGTAACGGCCGTCACAATGGAGCAGCTCGCCATCGAACAGACGAAGGACGCAGAGAAGCAACGCGTCTTCGGCATCATTCCCAACTTCTACGTCTCCTACGAGAAGAACCCCGTCCCGCTCACCTCGAAGCTGAAGTTTGAACTTGCCTTCAAAGCCGGCACTGATATCGCCAGCATCGCCGGCGACCTCTTCATTGCAGGACTCAATCAGGCGGCCGACACTCCCGACTACCAGCAAGGTTGGAAGGGATATGGCCAACGCTTCGGTGCCGCTTATGCTGACAGCTTCTCTAACATCATGATCGGCGGTGGCCTTCTGCCGTCGGTTCTCCATCAGGACCCGCGCTACTTCTATCAGGGCACCGGCACGGGCAAATCTCGCGCGCTCCACGCGATATCAGCCCCATTCATCTGCAGGGGAGACAACGGCCATCAGCAGGTTAATTTTTCAAGCATGGGCGGCGATCTGATCGCGTCTTCCCTCGCGAATACCTACTATCCGAATAGCAATCGTGGACCAGGTCTGGTCTTCTCCACCTTTTTCATCAACACCGGTGGTCGAATCGCCAACGCCTTGGTACAGGAGTTCGTCCTGCGCAAGCACACATCCAACTCGGACAAAGGAAACTAA